DNA sequence from the Longimicrobium sp. genome:
ATGCGGGCGCCGGGCTCCTGGTCGATGTACTCGAACTTCATCGGGCTTCCTCCGCGCGCAGGCGGTCGAGTGCGGTGAGGTCGCCCGCCCACAGGGCGCGCAGGCGTTCGTCGTCGGCGATGTAGGCGCGCAATCCGTTCACGATGGCGTCGAGGTCGGTCCCCGCGAAGTCGGCGCGCAGCTCTTCCACGCGGAACCGGTCGGAGCCGGCGAACCAGAGCACCTCGCCGTTGTCGAAGCGCACGCCGTAGCGGGCGCCGTCGGTCACGTAGTCGCGGGCGTCGTCCCACGGCGGAAGGTCGCGCGGCTCGCCGCCCGGCACGGTGGCGCGGGCGAGGTAGAAGTGCGCGGGAAGCTGCACGGTCCGGATCATGGTGCCCGGTGCGGAGGGGGTGCTGGAGCGGGGATGCTGCGGGAGTAGCACGCGAGTGCGTACTACACGTGGCGCAAAAGGCATGAGCGTGCCCACAAAATGTGCTACTTACCCTGACTGCACAAGCCTTCCAGAACTTCAACAGCAGGGCTCACGCAAAGACGCAAAGACGCGAAGAAAAGAAAAGTGGAAAGCTCTGCACACAGCACACGGATAGTGGAGGAGCCGTGCATCTGCAGGTCTTTGCGTCTTTGCGTCTTCGCGTGAGCCCTAGCTGTTTTACGCGCTGCGCGGAAAGCGGATGGTGGACGGGTCGATCTTGCGCCGCTCGGGAGCGCGGCGGGCGCCCACGCGGTCGCGGACGCGCTGCGCGATCTCCTCGCGCTTCATCGGCGAGACGAGCTCGGTGGCGGCGGCCGCGGCGGACTCGGCGGGGTGGCGGAAGATGGGGCCGTTCTCGCGGTACCATGGGATGATCCGCTCCACCTGCGCCGTCAGGCGGCGGTCGGATCGGGCCGTGTGCAGGTCCCAGTCCGCCTGCGCGTACAGCCAGCTCTCCGCGCGCGTGCCGAAGAAGCGCGCCAGCCGCAGCGCCATCTCCGCCGTAACCCGCTTCTCCCGCTTGTTCAGCAGGTCGTTCAGGTGCGGGCGCGAAACG
Encoded proteins:
- a CDS encoding HigA family addiction module antitoxin, whose product is MTSIATPAVEPRRPGQLLKEEFIDRDPGLTQGRVALGMGVSRPHLNDLLNKREKRVTAEMALRLARFFGTRAESWLYAQADWDLHTARSDRRLTAQVERIIPWYRENGPIFRHPAESAAAAATELVSPMKREEIAQRVRDRVGARRAPERRKIDPSTIRFPRSA